One genomic region from Bombus terrestris chromosome 15, iyBomTerr1.2, whole genome shotgun sequence encodes:
- the LOC100651733 gene encoding tubby-related protein 4 isoform X2: MHLYFEKNNNAKCDCNILSLSWMGKVPDESPEDDGWKLDRTNYYQEGWLATGNARGLVGVTFTTSHCRTRATELPLRANYNLRGHRSEVILVKWNEPYQKLASCDSSGVIFVWIKYEGRWSIELINDRSTPVTHFSWSHDGRMALICYRDGFVLVGSVAGQRYWSSMLNDKATITCGIWTPDDQQVYFGTTAGQLIVMDVHGAMVSEVQLAAGVTSMAWSAEKFTMEEGDDDLTNDRPHKDDRNYVLAVCLADGSIVMLRSFDDVSPITIRTKLKAPLHAEWSNSRKLLAIAGTKDADNGQNSPHEYTNLLKFYSVAGTLVYTAVIPYTQCAVSALTWGHNDRRLFVATGARVHAAWVSRRVGSLQLLSRLAVRASLTRESNVQQLPLPPRLRASVAALFASTIRCSVPEPKELRRFVSRPPPGGGRLHCTMLRHAVEPVPCYTLYLEYLGGLVPLLKGRRTSKIRPEFVIFDPQNQDTLQVVEDTSQCPSFSDGSDTEKDTADLCGSPRNKRKSRRKKEEKSNEETDDLTYVDTLPEHARLVEVTSNIWGTKFKFHGLADSVPANLGQVTYRTSLLHLQPRQMTLVMTELRDDVPAGPDPTFNPNLFSEDEEESFQEFQAASRNTSEAQPPPIAPMTPRNTRLNSNRPKSQISNQFMTNESLPTALSRADNFENELPYVDLQEMGNLYENLRTASTNTYRTPPRHNPPRCCDVPALQSPKNAVAPTQTIIATSNPGTDYSNNIQRMKTALADQPGLVSKKELENNKFNQISQDDKTVLTSNCPSTIIPMPMHNGQASNTEASSSHSQGGAIVNGLSTNNSCPPQSQTIFLNGLHNIACSSNVNEIQGKNNHNVGSSANISQTPYQANLSNQHGTNNGPFGKNGIHLSSNHSPACSYQFPENIDQCIGQSCSYCITKLKDPTKSHSESCGKTNAGQSNTCNSTTDRVDEMRFIDEECRGEAEAFDQSRGVHRTQTVVSIGPLCVNDSIVRSCSVGYLDMVDAQLVPCDIALKMLRKEAPNKRLVLVSRKTKRRKKNKTQQEIGQQSSKSPRLRNCGKSKSLDSSDIFPPNEQISLPPKLPEHAEEIVGATNIETVEEKSNKPLEKLPDATEMPTECTEYVTVASIVNSAQVKSTRLKSCNSPARVSSPSGSLASSLDGLAARLRDFDESHSLPPPSPRPSTRLPRSSPSSPAPSKKEKHEKVEVRVQTRKDFYKTICQRITEISKRSKKHSYDKS, encoded by the exons GTAATACTAGTGAAATGGAACGAGCCATATCAAAAGTTAGCCTCGTGTGATAGTTCCGGCGTGATCTTTGTGTGGATCAAGTACGAGGGAAGATGGAGCATAGAACTGATCAACGATAGAAGCACCCCAGTTACTCATTTCTCATGGTCTCACGACGGACGAATGGCTCTTATATGCTACAGG GATGGTTTCGTGTTGGTTGGCAGCGTTGCTGGTCAAAGGTATTGGTCATCAATGTTGAACGACAAAGCTACCATCACCTGTGGTATTTGGACGCCTGACGATCAACAG GTATATTTCGGGACAACGGCTGGACAATTAATAGTAATGGACGTGCACGGAGCAATGGTGTCCGAAGTACAATTGGCAGCTGGTGTCACCTCGATGGCTTGGAGTGCCGAGAAGTTTACGATGGAAGAAGGAGATGACGATTTAACGAATGATAGACCTCATAAAG ACGATCGAAATTACGTTCTGGCGGTTTGCCTGGCTGACGGGAGTATCGTTATGCTACGTTCATTCGACGACGTCTCGCCTATCACGATACGTACAAAGCTGAAAGCTCCCCTGCACGCGGAATGGAGCAATTCTAGAAAATTGTTGGCAATCGCGGGAACGAAGGATGCGGATAACGGTCAGAATAGCCCGCACGAATATACGAATCTTTTAAAGTTTTATTCAGTGGCCGGTACCCTTGTGTACACCGCTGTGATACCATACACGCAG TGTGCAGTATCGGCGCTCACATGGGGTCATAACGATAGAAGACTTTTCGTTGCGACCGGGGCACGCGTTCACGCGGCATGGGTGTCAAG ACGAGTAGGTTCTCTGCAATTGCTGTCTCGTTTAGCTGTAAGAGCGTCTTTGACGAGGGAATCGAATGTTCAGCAACTTCCATTGCCACCGAGATTAAGAGCATCAGTGGCTGCTCTCTTCGCCAGCACAATAAG ATGTTCCGTGCCAGAACCAAAGGAATTAAGACGTTTCGTGTCACGTCCACCTCCAGGGGGTGGAAGATTACATTGCACCATGCTCAGACACGCCGTGGAACCGGTACCATGTTATACACTATATTTGGAGTATCTAGGTGGTCTAGTGCCTCTTCTAAAGGGCAGAAGGACAAGCAAAATCAGGCCAGAATTCGTGATATTCGATCCACAAAACCAAGATACTCTTCAAGTCGTGGAAGACACGTCACAGTGTCCATCGTTTAGTGATGGTTCCGATACAGAGAAAGACACGGCCGACCTGTGTGGATCACCCAGGAACAAAAGGAAAAgcaggagaaaaaaagaagaaaaatcgaacGAAGAAACCGACGATCTTACCTACGTGGATACCTTACCCGAG CATGCGAGGTTGGTCGAAGTAACGTCCAATATTTGGGGCACGAAATTCAAGTTTCACGGTCTGGCGGATTCGGTGCCCGCCAACTTGGGTCAGGTTACTTATCGAACATCGTTGCTCCATCTACAACCACGACAAATGACTTTGGTGATGACGGAGCTGCGAGATGACGTGCCTGCAG GCCCAGATCCAACGTTCAACCCGAATTTGTTCtccgaagacgaagaagaatcgTTTCAGGAATTTCAAGCTGCCTCGAGAAACACGTCCGAAGCGCAGCCTCCTCCGATCGCACCAATGACGCCCCGAAACACGCGACTTAATTCCAATCGCCCAAAATCACAAATTTCCAATCAATTTATGACCAACGAGTCTTTACCAACCGCTTTGTCCAGGGCTGACAATTTCGAAAACGAGTTACCTTATGTGGACTTACAAGAAATGGGCAATCTGTACGAGAACTTGAGAACTGCGTCCACAAACACTTACCGAACTCCACCCAGGCACAATCCACCGAGATGTTGCGACGTACCGGCTCTTCAATCTCCGAAAAATGCGGTCGCGCCCACGCAGACTATAATCGCAACGTCAAACCCGGGTACCGATTACTCGAATAACATTCAGAGGATGAAAACCGCCCTTGCCGATCAGCCAGGGCTCGTCTCGAAGAAGGAGCTCgagaataacaaatttaatcaGATTTCTCAGGACGATAAAACTGTTTTAACGTCTAACTGTCCGTCGACTATCATTCCCATGCCAATGCACAATGGACAGGCCTCGAATACAGAAGCATCGAGCAGTCATTCTCAGGGAGGTGCCATCGTAAATGGTCTGAGCACAAACAACAGCTGTCCTCCTCAGTCGCAAACAATATTTCTTAATGGACTGCACAATATCGCATGTTCGAGCAACGTGAACGAAATACAGGGTAAAAATAACCATAACGTCGGCAGTTCGGCAAACATTAGTCAAACACCGTATCAGGCCAACTTGAGCAATCAACACGGAACGAATAATGGTCCTTTCGGCAAGAATGGTATACACTTGTCGAGCAATCATTCGCCGGCCTGCTCTTATCAATTCCCAGAAAACATCGATCAATGTATCGGACAATCTTGTTCGTACTGCATTACGAAATTAAAAGATCCCACAAAGTCTCACTCAGAATCGTGCGGTAAAACAAACGCCGGTCAATCGAATACTTGTAATTCTACGACCGACCGGGTCGACGAAATGCGTTTCATCGACGAAGAGTGTCGCGGCGAAGCAGAAGCGTTCGATCAGTCGCGAGGAGTTCACAGAACTCAGACGGTTGTCAGTATCGGTCCACTCTGCGTCAACGACTCTATAGTCAGAAGTTGCAGTGTCGGTTATTTGGACATGGTGGACGCGCAACTGGTCCCTTGCGATATCGCCTTAAAAATGCTTAGAAAAGAGGCACCTAATAAGAGGCTGGTTTTGGTATCGAGAAAAACtaagaggagaaaaaagaataaaactcAACAAGAGATTGGACAGCAATCATCAAAATCGCCGAGACTTCGTAACTGTGGCAAATCAAAAAGTTTAGACTCTAGTGACATATTTCCGCCTAACGAACAAATATCATTGCCACCAAAGTTGCCTGAACACGCTGAAGAGATTGTAGGCGCTACGAATATCGAGACTGTCGAAGAGAAAAGTAACAAACCTTTGGAGAAATTACCAGACGCGACAGAGATGCCTACGGAGTGTACAGAATACGTTACAGTCGCCAGTATAGTTAATTCTGCTCAAGTTAAATCTACACGGTTGAAGAGTTGTAATTCTCCTGCTAG AGTATCCAGTCCAAGTGGTTCATTGGCATCATCCTTAGACGGTCTTGCAGCTCGACTTCGAGATTTCGATGAAAGTCATTCTTTGCCACCGCCGTCACCTCGTCCATCCACCAG ATTACCCAGAAGTTCGCCCAGTAGTCCGGCGCCTTCGAAGAAAG AAAAGCACGAAAAAGTCGAGGTGAGAGTTCAGACGAGGAAGGACTTTTACAAGACGATTTGTCAACGAATTACAGAGATCTCGAAACGTTCCAAAAAGCACAGTTACGACAAAAG TTAA
- the LOC100651733 gene encoding tubby-related protein 4 isoform X1 → MHLYFEKNNNAKCDCNILSLSWMGKVPDESPEDDGWKLDRTNYYQEGWLATGNARGLVGVTFTTSHCRTRATELPLRANYNLRGHRSEVILVKWNEPYQKLASCDSSGVIFVWIKYEGRWSIELINDRSTPVTHFSWSHDGRMALICYRDGFVLVGSVAGQRYWSSMLNDKATITCGIWTPDDQQVYFGTTAGQLIVMDVHGAMVSEVQLAAGVTSMAWSAEKFTMEEGDDDLTNDRPHKDDRNYVLAVCLADGSIVMLRSFDDVSPITIRTKLKAPLHAEWSNSRKLLAIAGTKDADNGQNSPHEYTNLLKFYSVAGTLVYTAVIPYTQCAVSALTWGHNDRRLFVATGARVHAAWVSRRVGSLQLLSRLAVRASLTRESNVQQLPLPPRLRASVAALFASTIRCSVPEPKELRRFVSRPPPGGGRLHCTMLRHAVEPVPCYTLYLEYLGGLVPLLKGRRTSKIRPEFVIFDPQNQDTLQVVEDTSQCPSFSDGSDTEKDTADLCGSPRNKRKSRRKKEEKSNEETDDLTYVDTLPEHARLVEVTSNIWGTKFKFHGLADSVPANLGQVTYRTSLLHLQPRQMTLVMTELRDDVPAGPDPTFNPNLFSEDEEESFQEFQAASRNTSEAQPPPIAPMTPRNTRLNSNRPKSQISNQFMTNESLPTALSRADNFENELPYVDLQEMGNLYENLRTASTNTYRTPPRHNPPRCCDVPALQSPKNAVAPTQTIIATSNPGTDYSNNIQRMKTALADQPGLVSKKELENNKFNQISQDDKTVLTSNCPSTIIPMPMHNGQASNTEASSSHSQGGAIVNGLSTNNSCPPQSQTIFLNGLHNIACSSNVNEIQGKNNHNVGSSANISQTPYQANLSNQHGTNNGPFGKNGIHLSSNHSPACSYQFPENIDQCIGQSCSYCITKLKDPTKSHSESCGKTNAGQSNTCNSTTDRVDEMRFIDEECRGEAEAFDQSRGVHRTQTVVSIGPLCVNDSIVRSCSVGYLDMVDAQLVPCDIALKMLRKEAPNKRLVLVSRKTKRRKKNKTQQEIGQQSSKSPRLRNCGKSKSLDSSDIFPPNEQISLPPKLPEHAEEIVGATNIETVEEKSNKPLEKLPDATEMPTECTEYVTVASIVNSAQVKSTRLKSCNSPARVSSPSGSLASSLDGLAARLRDFDESHSLPPPSPRPSTRLPRSSPSSPAPSKKGKRPASASPIRRRLLSSPLLSRKARKSRGESSDEEGLLQDDLSTNYRDLETFQKAQLRQKLKQKGAGISGNKSEAVRRELVMHNKAPMWNESSQVYQLDFGGRVTQESAKNFQIEFKGRQVMQFGRIDGNAYTLDFQYPFSALQAFAVALANVTQRLK, encoded by the exons GTAATACTAGTGAAATGGAACGAGCCATATCAAAAGTTAGCCTCGTGTGATAGTTCCGGCGTGATCTTTGTGTGGATCAAGTACGAGGGAAGATGGAGCATAGAACTGATCAACGATAGAAGCACCCCAGTTACTCATTTCTCATGGTCTCACGACGGACGAATGGCTCTTATATGCTACAGG GATGGTTTCGTGTTGGTTGGCAGCGTTGCTGGTCAAAGGTATTGGTCATCAATGTTGAACGACAAAGCTACCATCACCTGTGGTATTTGGACGCCTGACGATCAACAG GTATATTTCGGGACAACGGCTGGACAATTAATAGTAATGGACGTGCACGGAGCAATGGTGTCCGAAGTACAATTGGCAGCTGGTGTCACCTCGATGGCTTGGAGTGCCGAGAAGTTTACGATGGAAGAAGGAGATGACGATTTAACGAATGATAGACCTCATAAAG ACGATCGAAATTACGTTCTGGCGGTTTGCCTGGCTGACGGGAGTATCGTTATGCTACGTTCATTCGACGACGTCTCGCCTATCACGATACGTACAAAGCTGAAAGCTCCCCTGCACGCGGAATGGAGCAATTCTAGAAAATTGTTGGCAATCGCGGGAACGAAGGATGCGGATAACGGTCAGAATAGCCCGCACGAATATACGAATCTTTTAAAGTTTTATTCAGTGGCCGGTACCCTTGTGTACACCGCTGTGATACCATACACGCAG TGTGCAGTATCGGCGCTCACATGGGGTCATAACGATAGAAGACTTTTCGTTGCGACCGGGGCACGCGTTCACGCGGCATGGGTGTCAAG ACGAGTAGGTTCTCTGCAATTGCTGTCTCGTTTAGCTGTAAGAGCGTCTTTGACGAGGGAATCGAATGTTCAGCAACTTCCATTGCCACCGAGATTAAGAGCATCAGTGGCTGCTCTCTTCGCCAGCACAATAAG ATGTTCCGTGCCAGAACCAAAGGAATTAAGACGTTTCGTGTCACGTCCACCTCCAGGGGGTGGAAGATTACATTGCACCATGCTCAGACACGCCGTGGAACCGGTACCATGTTATACACTATATTTGGAGTATCTAGGTGGTCTAGTGCCTCTTCTAAAGGGCAGAAGGACAAGCAAAATCAGGCCAGAATTCGTGATATTCGATCCACAAAACCAAGATACTCTTCAAGTCGTGGAAGACACGTCACAGTGTCCATCGTTTAGTGATGGTTCCGATACAGAGAAAGACACGGCCGACCTGTGTGGATCACCCAGGAACAAAAGGAAAAgcaggagaaaaaaagaagaaaaatcgaacGAAGAAACCGACGATCTTACCTACGTGGATACCTTACCCGAG CATGCGAGGTTGGTCGAAGTAACGTCCAATATTTGGGGCACGAAATTCAAGTTTCACGGTCTGGCGGATTCGGTGCCCGCCAACTTGGGTCAGGTTACTTATCGAACATCGTTGCTCCATCTACAACCACGACAAATGACTTTGGTGATGACGGAGCTGCGAGATGACGTGCCTGCAG GCCCAGATCCAACGTTCAACCCGAATTTGTTCtccgaagacgaagaagaatcgTTTCAGGAATTTCAAGCTGCCTCGAGAAACACGTCCGAAGCGCAGCCTCCTCCGATCGCACCAATGACGCCCCGAAACACGCGACTTAATTCCAATCGCCCAAAATCACAAATTTCCAATCAATTTATGACCAACGAGTCTTTACCAACCGCTTTGTCCAGGGCTGACAATTTCGAAAACGAGTTACCTTATGTGGACTTACAAGAAATGGGCAATCTGTACGAGAACTTGAGAACTGCGTCCACAAACACTTACCGAACTCCACCCAGGCACAATCCACCGAGATGTTGCGACGTACCGGCTCTTCAATCTCCGAAAAATGCGGTCGCGCCCACGCAGACTATAATCGCAACGTCAAACCCGGGTACCGATTACTCGAATAACATTCAGAGGATGAAAACCGCCCTTGCCGATCAGCCAGGGCTCGTCTCGAAGAAGGAGCTCgagaataacaaatttaatcaGATTTCTCAGGACGATAAAACTGTTTTAACGTCTAACTGTCCGTCGACTATCATTCCCATGCCAATGCACAATGGACAGGCCTCGAATACAGAAGCATCGAGCAGTCATTCTCAGGGAGGTGCCATCGTAAATGGTCTGAGCACAAACAACAGCTGTCCTCCTCAGTCGCAAACAATATTTCTTAATGGACTGCACAATATCGCATGTTCGAGCAACGTGAACGAAATACAGGGTAAAAATAACCATAACGTCGGCAGTTCGGCAAACATTAGTCAAACACCGTATCAGGCCAACTTGAGCAATCAACACGGAACGAATAATGGTCCTTTCGGCAAGAATGGTATACACTTGTCGAGCAATCATTCGCCGGCCTGCTCTTATCAATTCCCAGAAAACATCGATCAATGTATCGGACAATCTTGTTCGTACTGCATTACGAAATTAAAAGATCCCACAAAGTCTCACTCAGAATCGTGCGGTAAAACAAACGCCGGTCAATCGAATACTTGTAATTCTACGACCGACCGGGTCGACGAAATGCGTTTCATCGACGAAGAGTGTCGCGGCGAAGCAGAAGCGTTCGATCAGTCGCGAGGAGTTCACAGAACTCAGACGGTTGTCAGTATCGGTCCACTCTGCGTCAACGACTCTATAGTCAGAAGTTGCAGTGTCGGTTATTTGGACATGGTGGACGCGCAACTGGTCCCTTGCGATATCGCCTTAAAAATGCTTAGAAAAGAGGCACCTAATAAGAGGCTGGTTTTGGTATCGAGAAAAACtaagaggagaaaaaagaataaaactcAACAAGAGATTGGACAGCAATCATCAAAATCGCCGAGACTTCGTAACTGTGGCAAATCAAAAAGTTTAGACTCTAGTGACATATTTCCGCCTAACGAACAAATATCATTGCCACCAAAGTTGCCTGAACACGCTGAAGAGATTGTAGGCGCTACGAATATCGAGACTGTCGAAGAGAAAAGTAACAAACCTTTGGAGAAATTACCAGACGCGACAGAGATGCCTACGGAGTGTACAGAATACGTTACAGTCGCCAGTATAGTTAATTCTGCTCAAGTTAAATCTACACGGTTGAAGAGTTGTAATTCTCCTGCTAG AGTATCCAGTCCAAGTGGTTCATTGGCATCATCCTTAGACGGTCTTGCAGCTCGACTTCGAGATTTCGATGAAAGTCATTCTTTGCCACCGCCGTCACCTCGTCCATCCACCAG ATTACCCAGAAGTTCGCCCAGTAGTCCGGCGCCTTCGAAGAAAGGTAAAAGACCAGCATCTGCTTCGCCAATTAGAAGAAGACTTTTATCGAGTCCTTTGTTAAGTAGAAAAGCACGAAAAAGTCGAGGTGAGAGTTCAGACGAGGAAGGACTTTTACAAGACGATTTGTCAACGAATTACAGAGATCTCGAAACGTTCCAAAAAGCACAGTTACGACAAAAG TTAAAGCAGAAAGGAGCAGGGATATCTGGTAACAAATCAGAAGCAGTGCGGCGGGAGCTTGTGATGCACAATAAAGCACCTATGTGGAATGAATCCAGTCAAGTATATCAGCTTGACTTTGGTGGCAGAGTAACTCAGGAAAGCGCTAAAAACTTTCAAATAGAATTCAAAGGGCGACAg GTCATGCAATTTGGAAGGATAGATGGAAACGCCTATACATTGGATTTTCAATATCCCTTCAGCGCGTTACAAGCATTTGCCGTTGCCTTGGCTAATGTTACACAACGACTCAAGTAA